One Papaver somniferum cultivar HN1 chromosome 10, ASM357369v1, whole genome shotgun sequence genomic window carries:
- the LOC113315102 gene encoding transcription termination factor MTEF1, chloroplastic-like — MIIRLQILPQTLIPNFPELRSSPKILKTPNNPRNNNHNSQLLQGFTPLKSRTTSPPLPTIIGSDSGLLFREKLIYLEKLNIDSRKALEQNPNFRSVSLDSIKSVEKCLYSMGIERSDMGRIFGMHPQLLTCDIHTDLYPVFEFLLNDVKISFSEIRKSVIRCPRLLICSVRDQLRPTLYFLRRLGFVGQNAISCQTTLLLVSSVEDTLIPKLDYLQSVGFTYRETIKMVLRSPGLLTFSVANNFKPKVEYFLNEMEGDLGELKKFPQYFSFSSEGKIKPRHRLLVEHGLSLSLSEMLKVSDGEFSDRLMEMRLRTINGELSL, encoded by the coding sequence ATGATAATTCGTCTACAAATTCTTCCTCAAACCCTAATCCCTAATTTTCCAGAATTACGTTCTTCACCAAAAATTCTCAAAACCCCTAATAACCCTAGAAACAATAATCATAACTCTCAACTCCTTCAAGGATTTACTCCTCTCAAATCAAGAACAACATCACCTCCATTACCAACAATTATTGGTTCTGATTCAGGTCTTTTATTCCGTGAAAAACTTATCTATCTCGAGAAACTCAATATAGATTCACGAAAAGCAttagaacaaaaccctaattttcgttCTGTTTCGTTGGATTCAATCAAATCAGTGGAGAAATGTTTGTATTCAATGGGGATTGAACGTTCTGATATGGGTAGAATCTTCGGTATGCATCCTCAACTTCTTACTTGTGATATACATACTGATTTGTACccagtttttgaatttttgcttaatgatgttaaaatttCTTTTAGTGAGATTCGTAAATCTGTTATTCGATGCCCTAGATTGTTAATTTGTAGTGTTCGTGATCAATTAAGGCCGACTTTGTATTTTCTGAGAAGATTAGGGTTTGTAGGACAAAATGCAATTTCATGTCAGACTACACTTTTGTTAGTTTCGAGTGTTGAAGATACGCTTATACCTAAGCTTGATTATCTTCAGAGTGTGGGGTTTACATATAGAGAGACTATTAAAATGGTGTTAAGATCACCTGGTCTGTTAACCTTTAGTGTTGCTAACAATTTTAAGCCGAAAGTAGAGTATTTCTTGAATGAGATGGAAGGGGATTTGGGCGAGTTGAAGAAATTTCCACAGTACTTTTCTTTTAGTTCAGAGGGAAAGATAAAGCCACGACATAGGCTTTTGGTTGAGCATGGGTTGTCACTTTCTTTATCAGAGATGTTGAAGGTTAGTGATGGGGAATTCAGTGATCGTTTGATGGAGATGAGATTGCGGACTATTAACGGGGAATTGTCTTTGTAA